Proteins encoded together in one Deltaproteobacteria bacterium window:
- a CDS encoding type IV pilus twitching motility protein PilT, translating to MDITQLLTFAHQQGASDVHLSACEPPMLRLHGDMKRLEYQPLTAEEVRHMVFDIMSDVTRKNYDETHDVDFSFELGDIARFRVNVFRQRKGDAAVFRLIPSKVMTMEQLGLPPVLREICDKEKGLVLVTGPTGSGKSTSLAAMIDYINSTYEGHILTIEDPIEFVHESKKCLINQRELGPHTLSFANALRGALREDPDVILVGEMRDLETISLALTAAETGHLVFATVHTSSAPKTVDRIIDVFPASQQEQIRTMFAESIQAVITQTLLKQRVGGRIAALEILMGTPAVRNLIREGKVHQLPSAMQTGQAVGMQTLDMALVDMVNKGLVTREEAQSRTLTPNLFGASAGGDGRPNLRPRPVAPMVGRA from the coding sequence ATGGATATTACGCAACTGCTGACTTTCGCCCATCAACAAGGGGCGTCAGACGTGCACTTGAGTGCCTGCGAGCCGCCGATGCTGCGGCTCCATGGCGACATGAAACGGCTGGAATATCAGCCGCTCACCGCCGAGGAAGTCCGGCACATGGTGTTCGACATCATGTCCGACGTGACGCGCAAGAACTACGACGAGACCCACGATGTGGACTTCTCCTTCGAGCTCGGCGACATCGCCCGCTTCCGCGTCAACGTGTTTCGCCAGCGCAAGGGCGACGCCGCGGTCTTTCGGCTGATTCCCTCCAAGGTCATGACCATGGAGCAGCTCGGTCTGCCACCGGTACTACGGGAGATTTGCGACAAGGAGAAGGGCCTGGTGCTGGTTACCGGCCCCACCGGCTCCGGCAAGTCCACCAGCCTGGCGGCGATGATCGACTACATCAACTCGACCTACGAGGGTCACATTCTCACCATCGAAGATCCCATCGAGTTCGTCCACGAGTCGAAGAAGTGTCTGATCAACCAGCGCGAGCTGGGGCCGCACACGCTCTCGTTCGCCAACGCCCTGCGCGGCGCCCTGCGCGAGGACCCCGACGTGATTCTGGTCGGCGAAATGCGTGATCTGGAAACCATCTCGCTGGCGCTGACCGCGGCCGAGACCGGCCACTTGGTATTCGCCACGGTCCACACTTCGAGTGCACCGAAGACGGTGGATCGCATCATCGACGTCTTCCCGGCCTCGCAGCAAGAGCAGATTCGCACCATGTTTGCCGAGTCGATCCAGGCCGTCATCACCCAGACCCTGCTCAAGCAGCGCGTCGGCGGCCGGATTGCGGCCCTAGAGATCCTCATGGGCACGCCGGCTGTGCGCAATCTCATCCGCGAAGGCAAAGTGCACCAGCTGCCGTCGGCGATGCAGACGGGCCAGGCCGTCGGCATGCAGACGCTCGACATGGCGCTGGTCGACATGGTCAACAAGGGATTGGTCACGCGCGAAGAGGCCCAGTCGCGCACGTTGA
- a CDS encoding septal ring lytic transglycosylase RlpA family protein: MWRHAGVVALAVLVCGCGLFGSRRPAPIQPQAGASQTGVASWYGPGFHGNPTSSGEIYDQDDLTAAHPSLPLGSRVAVTNLQNGRSVEVRVNDRGPFVAGRVIDLSRAAARHLGMIGPGTAPVRIEVLDSASAQMEAAAFTVQVGAFSDRDNAQRLRAALDKRFDQVRIATLETGSGRYYRVRVGRFAHRADAVALAQSVTSLGLSAVIVEDGVAP; the protein is encoded by the coding sequence ATGTGGCGGCATGCCGGGGTGGTGGCGCTGGCGGTGCTTGTGTGCGGCTGCGGGCTGTTCGGCAGCCGGCGCCCGGCGCCGATTCAACCGCAGGCCGGGGCCTCACAAACGGGCGTTGCCTCTTGGTACGGCCCAGGTTTTCACGGCAACCCGACTTCGAGTGGCGAGATCTACGATCAAGACGATCTCACAGCGGCGCACCCGAGCTTGCCGTTGGGGAGCCGCGTGGCGGTGACCAACTTGCAAAACGGGCGCTCGGTGGAAGTACGGGTGAATGATCGCGGCCCGTTTGTGGCCGGACGAGTGATCGACTTGTCGCGCGCCGCGGCGCGCCACCTGGGCATGATCGGGCCGGGGACGGCCCCGGTGCGCATCGAGGTACTGGATAGTGCCAGTGCTCAGATGGAGGCCGCGGCATTCACGGTCCAGGTCGGCGCCTTCAGCGATCGCGATAACGCCCAGCGGCTCAGGGCGGCGCTCGACAAACGCTTCGATCAAGTGCGCATCGCCACCCTCGAAACCGGCAGCGGCCGTTACTATCGCGTGCGCGTGGGACGATTCGCACACCGCGCCGATGCCGTGGCCCTGGCGCAAAGCGTAACTTCGCTTGGCCTATCCGCGGTCATCGTCGAAGACGGTGTCGCCCCCTGA
- a CDS encoding CPBP family intramembrane metalloprotease, giving the protein MAVKHDPSRPLAPSLEALALLALTLPLALWLHEPSLWFLVPFALITLRRRDYADYGLDLSQRRRWGGLWFHLLNLALLALYAAGHLLFARWWLGSRFALTAPQSPHMLLFSQLLGVALPEEFFFRGYLQSQLNRTLGQRTGVLGVRCGLGLPLAALLFALCHIPLGGPAQVIVIFPGLWYGWLRERTDSVVIPTVYHALSNVLLKTILVSLS; this is encoded by the coding sequence ATGGCGGTGAAACACGATCCCAGCCGGCCGCTAGCCCCGAGTCTTGAAGCGCTCGCGCTGCTGGCCCTGACACTGCCGCTGGCGTTGTGGCTGCACGAGCCGAGCCTGTGGTTTCTGGTGCCGTTCGCGTTGATCACGTTGCGCCGGCGCGACTACGCCGACTACGGGCTCGACCTCTCCCAGCGCCGGCGCTGGGGTGGCTTGTGGTTCCATCTGCTCAACCTTGCCCTCCTCGCTCTCTACGCCGCCGGGCACCTCCTGTTCGCCCGTTGGTGGCTCGGGTCACGTTTCGCGCTCACCGCCCCGCAATCGCCGCACATGCTGCTTTTCAGCCAGCTCCTCGGCGTCGCATTGCCGGAGGAGTTCTTCTTTCGCGGTTACCTGCAGTCGCAGCTCAACCGCACCCTCGGACAACGCACCGGCGTTTTGGGTGTTCGCTGCGGGCTCGGGCTACCGCTAGCGGCGCTGTTGTTTGCCCTCTGCCATATCCCGCTGGGCGGGCCGGCCCAAGTGATCGTGATCTTTCCCGGCCTCTGGTACGGCTGGCTGCGCGAGCGCACGGACTCGGTGGTGATTCCAACCGTCTACCACGCGCTGAGCAACGTGCTTTTGAAGACGATTCTGGTGAGTTTGAGCTGA